In Opitutus sp., one genomic interval encodes:
- a CDS encoding NAD(P)H-hydrate dehydratase, which translates to MNAAPPILTCAESQDFESAWFAGDEAREWAAMQQAGRAVAEAILTDFRELGAFPANARVLVLAGKGHNAGDALIAARRLHELHPLARIQVLFVFGERPLRQLAQRAWLDLAPVATRASQPLAGTYDVVLDGVFGYQFRPPLPPEVATVLAAVNALDVRLRAAVDLPSGLDAPEAFQADFTYATGIVKTPLLTLPRAGRIRYLDLGFFNTPPAAVDPKCHLLGDTFPHRVLTPSVLETLRQLRRSGTDKRSYGHLLIVGGSRAYPGAVLMSVLAALRSGVGLVTAFVPESLAPAFAAQAPEAMWVGWPETPEGSLALEGTHLLREKVARATALLIGPGLGREREPLALAKDIVGHSPVPVVIDADALQPDIVDAGTVARILTPHAGEYARIAGALTPSMVIIKKGPTTQVCAGAKTYHSFYGGPVLARGGSGDLLAGLTAGLLAQTPNDEIGAACRGTVWHGLAADALAQTHGQVAVNVTQCLDFLPQVLRL; encoded by the coding sequence ATGAACGCGGCGCCCCCGATCCTCACCTGCGCCGAGTCGCAAGACTTTGAGTCAGCCTGGTTCGCCGGCGACGAAGCCCGCGAATGGGCTGCGATGCAGCAAGCAGGGCGCGCGGTAGCTGAGGCGATTTTAACCGATTTCCGCGAACTCGGCGCCTTTCCTGCAAATGCGCGGGTCTTGGTCCTGGCCGGCAAAGGCCACAATGCCGGCGACGCCCTCATCGCCGCACGCCGCCTGCACGAACTGCACCCGCTGGCGCGCATCCAAGTGCTTTTTGTTTTTGGTGAACGCCCCCTGCGTCAACTAGCCCAACGCGCATGGCTCGACCTCGCGCCGGTGGCCACTCGAGCCAGCCAACCGCTGGCCGGAACCTACGACGTGGTGCTCGACGGCGTATTCGGTTATCAATTTCGCCCGCCGCTGCCGCCCGAAGTCGCCACCGTGCTGGCGGCGGTTAACGCCCTCGATGTGCGCCTGCGCGCCGCCGTGGACCTACCCAGCGGCCTCGACGCCCCCGAGGCATTCCAAGCGGATTTTACCTACGCCACGGGCATAGTTAAAACCCCACTGCTCACCCTGCCCCGCGCCGGCCGAATCCGTTATCTCGACCTCGGCTTTTTCAACACCCCTCCTGCCGCGGTCGATCCAAAGTGTCACCTATTAGGTGACACTTTCCCGCACCGGGTACTCACGCCATCCGTGCTCGAAACGCTGCGGCAACTGCGACGCTCGGGCACCGACAAACGCAGCTACGGGCACCTTTTAATTGTAGGTGGCTCGCGCGCCTACCCGGGTGCGGTTTTGATGAGCGTACTGGCCGCCCTGCGCAGTGGCGTCGGGTTAGTCACCGCCTTCGTGCCGGAATCCCTCGCACCGGCCTTCGCGGCGCAGGCCCCCGAGGCGATGTGGGTGGGTTGGCCCGAGACGCCCGAGGGCAGCCTAGCGTTGGAAGGAACCCACTTGTTGCGCGAAAAAGTCGCCCGCGCCACCGCGCTCCTCATCGGTCCCGGCCTGGGCCGCGAACGCGAACCTCTCGCCTTAGCCAAAGACATCGTGGGCCATTCGCCTGTGCCTGTGGTAATCGACGCCGACGCCCTCCAACCCGACATCGTGGACGCGGGTACAGTAGCACGAATTTTGACGCCCCACGCCGGCGAATATGCACGTATCGCCGGGGCGCTCACGCCCTCGATGGTGATCATAAAAAAAGGCCCGACCACCCAGGTATGCGCAGGCGCGAAGACCTACCACAGTTTCTACGGCGGCCCCGTTCTCGCCCGTGGCGGTAGCGGCGATCTTCTAGCCGGGCTTACCGCAGGCCTCTTGGCCCAAACTCCAAATGACGAAATCGGCGCGGCCTGCCGTGGTACAGTCTGGCATGGGCTGGCTGCCGACGCCCTTGCCCAGACGCACGGCCAAGTGGCGGTCAACGTCACCCAGTGTCTCGATTTTTTACCGCAGGTTTTACGCTTATAA
- the ligA gene encoding NAD-dependent DNA ligase LigA produces MLPTRPRITWLKNFRVTAAALGLVVALAGPAHAQNSNAVPNSPTPKQESAPANARLIWLRAEIARHDELYFKKNAPEISDAAYDSLKQELRQLEQAPANESSSVSELKSVPSVGDDRSGGFTSTVHRQPMLSLEKAYTEAELRAFIQRVERHTGSSKLNWVIEPKFDGLAISVTYENGRLVRAVTRGDGLQGDDVTENVSTIPGLPPTLPNGYPPVVELRGEVYIDYATFARLNVEREEAGDPPFTQPRNLAAGTLKLHDSREVARRHLSIVFYGLGAWEGSPAKPTTQQALHALVRDWHLPGVDSFKTAHTPEEIWAAVTRLERQRARLGFPTDGVVVKADDCAVQEALGVSAEAPRWAIAYKFPPERVSTRLRAITLQVGRTGIITPVAELDAVVIGGTKIERASLYNADAITRRDLRIGDWVYVEKAGEIIPVVVGPDASMRTSAVTPFEFPLRCPACEGKLVRNEGEATTRCVNRECPGQVKRRIEHYASPEAAGIKGLGPVAIAALVDGRKVKTIADLYRLRSDDLVNIGDVAESVAGQLIEQIEQSKKTRLPRLIYGLSIPGVGRAAAKEWAASFSHLAPWSAANRTALSNPDSLRSTPLEAFFSQQHNFMLIDDLLSLGVSPKTEEALQASGPLSGKTVVITGALPSWTRAEAKQHIEAAGGRVTEAVSRRTHLVVTGEGAGAKLAEARSLGIEILDEAELRKRLTQ; encoded by the coding sequence ATGCTCCCTACCCGCCCGCGAATCACTTGGCTTAAAAACTTCCGCGTAACTGCCGCCGCCCTGGGACTTGTCGTCGCCCTTGCTGGCCCCGCTCACGCCCAGAACTCAAACGCGGTACCGAACAGCCCCACGCCCAAACAGGAATCCGCTCCGGCCAACGCCCGCCTCATCTGGCTACGTGCCGAGATCGCCCGACACGACGAACTGTATTTCAAAAAAAACGCGCCCGAGATCAGCGACGCCGCCTACGACTCGCTGAAACAAGAGCTACGCCAACTGGAGCAAGCCCCAGCCAACGAGAGCTCTAGCGTTTCGGAATTGAAATCCGTGCCTTCCGTGGGTGATGACCGCAGCGGCGGATTCACCTCCACCGTACATCGGCAACCGATGCTCAGCTTAGAAAAAGCGTACACCGAAGCCGAATTGCGGGCATTTATCCAGCGGGTCGAGCGACACACCGGAAGCAGCAAACTCAACTGGGTGATTGAGCCGAAATTTGACGGCCTGGCGATCAGTGTGACCTACGAAAACGGGCGACTGGTTCGAGCGGTCACGCGCGGCGACGGGCTACAAGGCGACGATGTGACCGAAAACGTGAGCACCATCCCCGGCCTGCCTCCGACATTACCCAACGGCTACCCGCCGGTCGTGGAGTTACGAGGCGAAGTGTATATCGATTATGCGACGTTTGCGCGGCTCAACGTTGAGCGCGAAGAGGCCGGCGACCCGCCCTTCACCCAGCCTCGAAATCTCGCAGCCGGAACACTCAAATTACATGACTCCAGGGAGGTGGCTAGGCGGCATCTCAGCATCGTGTTTTACGGACTGGGCGCGTGGGAAGGTTCGCCAGCAAAACCCACCACACAGCAGGCGTTACACGCGCTGGTGCGCGATTGGCATTTACCCGGAGTCGACTCCTTTAAAACGGCTCATACGCCCGAGGAAATCTGGGCTGCGGTGACGCGACTTGAACGGCAACGCGCCAGACTTGGATTTCCAACCGATGGAGTTGTGGTAAAAGCCGACGACTGCGCGGTACAGGAGGCGCTAGGTGTCAGTGCCGAGGCACCGCGTTGGGCCATCGCCTACAAATTCCCTCCCGAACGCGTTTCTACCCGCCTGAGGGCGATTACCCTTCAAGTGGGGCGAACCGGCATCATCACCCCGGTGGCTGAGTTGGATGCAGTGGTGATTGGCGGCACCAAGATTGAACGCGCCTCGTTATATAATGCCGATGCGATTACCCGCCGCGATCTACGGATTGGCGACTGGGTTTACGTCGAAAAAGCAGGCGAAATCATACCCGTGGTCGTCGGCCCAGATGCGAGCATGCGAACATCTGCGGTGACACCATTCGAATTCCCGCTGCGCTGCCCAGCGTGTGAGGGGAAACTCGTGCGCAACGAAGGCGAAGCGACGACACGATGTGTCAATCGCGAGTGTCCCGGCCAAGTGAAACGGCGCATTGAGCACTACGCTTCGCCCGAGGCCGCCGGCATCAAGGGGCTGGGGCCCGTTGCCATCGCCGCATTGGTGGACGGGCGAAAGGTTAAAACCATCGCCGATCTTTACCGGCTGCGGTCGGATGACCTGGTGAATATCGGCGATGTTGCCGAATCGGTCGCGGGGCAACTCATAGAGCAAATCGAGCAGAGTAAAAAGACCCGGCTGCCACGGTTGATCTATGGCCTCAGCATCCCCGGTGTTGGACGAGCCGCGGCGAAGGAATGGGCGGCAAGCTTTAGCCATTTAGCCCCGTGGTCAGCGGCTAACCGAACTGCGCTGAGCAACCCCGATTCACTGCGATCGACACCACTGGAGGCCTTTTTCAGTCAGCAGCACAATTTCATGCTCATCGACGATCTCCTGTCGTTGGGGGTGAGTCCCAAAACAGAGGAGGCGCTTCAAGCGAGCGGCCCGCTAAGCGGGAAAACGGTGGTGATTACCGGAGCCTTGCCAAGTTGGACCAGGGCCGAAGCGAAGCAGCACATCGAGGCGGCGGGCGGACGTGTTACCGAAGCAGTGAGCCGACGTACCCACCTTGTGGTTACGGGCGAGGGAGCTGGCGCCAAGTTAGCCGAAGCCCGTTCGCTCGGTATCGAAATCCTGGATGAAGCCGAACTCCGCAAAAGATTAACCCAATGA